The window CTAACCCACAAAGCCGCGATTGCCGGCATAGTGTCAGGCGCAGCTACAGTGTTGTTTTGGATTTATGCTCCGGTATTGGCAGATGGACAAGCCTTAACCACAGTGGTGTATGAAATGATCCCCGGCTTTGCCGTGAGCAGTGTGGTGATTTGGATAGTCTCGTTACTCGATACTGATCCCTGTGCCAAAACCACTAAATTATTCCATAAGGCTGGCCGTGTTTTAGCCGAAGACAGATGAGGCGCGCAGGTATGACTGACTTACCCTGGAAACGCATTGTCGTTAAGGTAGGTAGTGCCCTGATTGCACCCCACAAACAAGGTTGCAGCAGTCACTACTTACTCGGCATTGCCCAATTTATTACTTATTGTCGTGCCCAAGGGATCCAAGTTGTCTTGGTCTCTTCGGGCTCAGTCGCCGCGGGATGGCATCACTTTGGCGAGGTTGATAAACCTAGCGTCACAGTGAAGAAAGCCATGGCAGCAGCAGGTCAGGCCGATATGATGGCCACATGGAACAAGTTATTTGATTTCCCGACCGCACAGCTACTGTTAACTCACGGCGATTTACGCAACCGAGATCGTTACATCAGTATTAAAGATACGATTTTCAGCCTACTCGAACATGGGCTACTGCCTATCATCAACGAGAACGATGCCGTGACCGCCGACAAGCTCAAAGTTGGCGATAACGATAATCTCTCGGCCATGGTAGCCGCAGCGGCCGATGCCGATACCCTGATTATCTGTTCGGATGTGAATGGGCTTTACACACAAAACCCCCATGAAAATCCCGATGCACAGCTTATCAAGCAGGTGACCGAGATTAACGCCGAAATCTACGCCATGGCAGGCGGCGCCAGCAGTGCCGTCGGCACTGGTGGTATGCGGACTAAGATACAAGCCGCCAAGAAGGCGATTTCCCACGGGATCGAAACCTTTATTATCAATGGTTTTGATGCTGACTCATTCAACCAATTGTTGAAGGGCCAAAACCCAGGAACCTTATTTACCCCCGATGAAAAGCCAATGCAAGATCACTTGCACTGGATGACACATACCTCGCAGGCTCAGGGCGAAGTCATTGTTGAAAATGACTTTAATATCTCCCTCGATATCCATAGCGAACAATTGACCAGCGACGATGTCGTCGCCATCAATGGGGACTTTTCTGCCGGTGACACCATTTTAGTACGCAAAGGTGATGGTACTAAATTGGCCAAGGCCAAATCCAATTACAGCAGTTGTTTACTTAGCTTTATTACGGACCAAGACGATCGCGAGTTTGCCAGTGAATTTCAGCAAAAGACTGGACCGATCATTTCCGAGAAAAACATCGCCATTCTCGAATAAGCATCAGCCGAATAAAACTAAGCGAGTAAACATCTAAGCGGAGTAAATATGACTTTAATCAAAAACTTATCTCAAGAAGCTGCTAAAGCGGCTCTTATTCTCGCCCAAGTTGACGAACAGCTTAAAAATACTGTACTCCTCGACATGGCGCGTTCATTACGTGAAAAGTCCTACGAAATCCAAAGCGCTAACTTAATTGACCTACACAGAGCAACAGCCGATAACGTTGCCCCTGCTATGCTCGACCGCTTAACGCTAACACCAGAACGCGTAGAAGCCATGGCAGTAGGGATTGAAACCATCGCTGCCTTGCCCGATCCCATTGGCAACGAACGCTATATTGGTCAACGACCTAACGGCTTATCCATCAGCAAGATGCGCGTGCCATTAGGCGTGGTTTGTATGATTTATGAAGCGCGTCCGAATGTTACCGCCGATGCAGGTGCCCTGTGCTTTAAATCCGGTAATGCCGTGATTTTGCGCGGTGGTAAAGAGGCGCTGCACACCAGTAAAATTATCGCCACCATTTTGCAAAGCGTATTGAAACAGTACGGCTTGCCCGAGGCGTTAATCACTGTAGTGCCCGATCCTGACCGTGCCCTGATGTTGGAACTGATGCAGCAACGAGATTATATCGATGTGATCATTCCCCGTGGTGGCGAAGGCTTGATTCAATTTGTGACTGACAACAGTAAAATCCCAGTGATCCAGCATTTTAAAGGCGTGTGTCATTTATACGTCGATAAAGATGCCGATCTGGATATTGCTTTGGACTTACTGCTCAACGGTAAAACCCAGCGCACAGGCGTATGTAATGCCCTCGAAGCCCTATTAGTGCACCAAGAAATTGCTTCGCAATTTCTGCCTAAAGTGGCCAAAGCGCTGGCCGAGCAT of the Shewanella baltica genome contains:
- the proB gene encoding glutamate 5-kinase — protein: MTDLPWKRIVVKVGSALIAPHKQGCSSHYLLGIAQFITYCRAQGIQVVLVSSGSVAAGWHHFGEVDKPSVTVKKAMAAAGQADMMATWNKLFDFPTAQLLLTHGDLRNRDRYISIKDTIFSLLEHGLLPIINENDAVTADKLKVGDNDNLSAMVAAAADADTLIICSDVNGLYTQNPHENPDAQLIKQVTEINAEIYAMAGGASSAVGTGGMRTKIQAAKKAISHGIETFIINGFDADSFNQLLKGQNPGTLFTPDEKPMQDHLHWMTHTSQAQGEVIVENDFNISLDIHSEQLTSDDVVAINGDFSAGDTILVRKGDGTKLAKAKSNYSSCLLSFITDQDDREFASEFQQKTGPIISEKNIAILE
- a CDS encoding glutamate-5-semialdehyde dehydrogenase, with protein sequence MTLIKNLSQEAAKAALILAQVDEQLKNTVLLDMARSLREKSYEIQSANLIDLHRATADNVAPAMLDRLTLTPERVEAMAVGIETIAALPDPIGNERYIGQRPNGLSISKMRVPLGVVCMIYEARPNVTADAGALCFKSGNAVILRGGKEALHTSKIIATILQSVLKQYGLPEALITVVPDPDRALMLELMQQRDYIDVIIPRGGEGLIQFVTDNSKIPVIQHFKGVCHLYVDKDADLDIALDLLLNGKTQRTGVCNALEALLVHQEIASQFLPKVAKALAEHKVKINACTQSGGYFENCTYMEEDDFGQEYLDLEIAIRQVDHFDHAIQHIARFGSQHTEVICTENEVTAARFQRAVDASVVMVNASSRFSDGSELGLGAEIGIATTKLHAYGPMGLESLTAEKYLVSGTGQVRA